Within Alphaproteobacteria bacterium, the genomic segment GCCGAACCTTTACGGCATTGTGATGAACAAGCACGGCCATATGGAAGGGTTCAGTTATTCCGATGGCATGATGGGCATGCATGATAAGGTCTGGACCTATGACGAGCTGAACGAGTTTCTCTATAACCCGAAGGCCTATGTTCCCGGCACCAAGATGGCCTTCGCCGGCATCAAAAAGACGCAGGACCGCGCGAATTTGATCGCCTATCTGCGCACATTGGCCGACAGCCCGGCTTCCCTGCCGTAAAATCACGCCCGGACCCTGTGCGGATCCGCGTTTTTAGCGGCTTTCATCATGCACGGCTTTCCTCTATCGTGGCGCAGCCTTAACCCCCGTAAAGCTGCGCATATGCCTCTTGTGTTCGAAATTCCGGATGAATTCCCCGCCCTTGCCGCGCGGCTGGCCGATGCCGCGGGCGCCGTTATCCGCCCCTATTTCCGCGCGCTGCCCGGTATCGATTTCAAATCCGACAGTTCCCCCGTCACGCTGGCCGACCGCGAAGCCGAAAGTGCGATGCGCGATATTTTGCGCACCGCGCGCCCGGGCGATGGCGTGTGGGGCGAGGAGCACGGCGCGGAAAATATGGACGCAGAATGGGTCTGGACGCTGGACCCGGTTGACGGCACGCGCGCTTTTACCGCCGGCAAGCCGCTGTTTGGCACGCTGATCGGGCTGATGCATCAGGCCGCGCCGGTTTACGGGGTGCTCGATCAGCCAATCATGAACGAACGCTGGGAAGGCGGCATCGGACGCCCCGCGCAGCTGAACGGCAAGCCCGCCCGCGCCCGCGCCTGCGCTTCGCTGGGCCACGCCTATCTCAACACCACAACGCCCGATATGTTTTCGCCCGGCGAATGGCGCGCCTTCAAGGCGCTTTCGGCAAAGACGCGCGACACGCTTTACGGCGGCGATTGCTATGCCTATGGCTTGCTGGCTTCCGGCCATATCGACCTTGTGGCGGAAGCCGATTTGAAATTGCATGATTACGCGGCGCTTGCGCCGATCGTCGATGCCGCCGGCGGTATCATGACCGATTGGCAGGGCAGGGCGCTCAACCGCGATTCGGCCGTTTCGGGATCCGCCTGCGTGCTTGCATCCGGCGACCGCGCCTTGCATGCGGGCGCGGTTGAATTGTTGCACGCTGCCGAACGGGACACGGCGCGCTGATGCTGCGTGCCGGGATCATCCTCGCCCTGCTCGGCCTTGCGGCCGCGATCGGCCTTGTTGCGTGGCACGGGGCCGATGACGTGTTGGAGGCCTTCGGCGCCGCGGGCTGGGGCATCGTGTGGGCCAGCCTGTATCATATTTTCCCGCTTATCATCGCCGCGCGCGGCTGGCAGGTTTTGATGCCGGGGCGCGGACGGCCGGGGCTCGGGTTCATGTGGCTTGTGCTGTGGCTGCGCGTTTCCATGAACAACCTTTTGCCCGTGGCGCGCATCGGCGGCGAGGTGCTGGCGGCGCGGGTGATGATCAAGCACGGCATTTCCAAAGCGACGGCGGTGGCCAGCGTCGTGGTCGATACCACGGTTTCGGTGATCACGGTCTTGATGTTTTCGCTTACGGGCATCCTGTTGCTGGCCTGGCACGACCCCGGCACCGATATCATGCTGCAATTGCTGGCGGGCGTGGCGGTGGCGGCGCCGGTTGTTGCCG encodes:
- a CDS encoding histidinol phosphate phosphatase, which codes for MPLVFEIPDEFPALAARLADAAGAVIRPYFRALPGIDFKSDSSPVTLADREAESAMRDILRTARPGDGVWGEEHGAENMDAEWVWTLDPVDGTRAFTAGKPLFGTLIGLMHQAAPVYGVLDQPIMNERWEGGIGRPAQLNGKPARARACASLGHAYLNTTTPDMFSPGEWRAFKALSAKTRDTLYGGDCYAYGLLASGHIDLVAEADLKLHDYAALAPIVDAAGGIMTDWQGRALNRDSAVSGSACVLASGDRALHAGAVELLHAAERDTAR
- a CDS encoding flippase-like domain-containing protein, which encodes MLRAGIILALLGLAAAIGLVAWHGADDVLEAFGAAGWGIVWASLYHIFPLIIAARGWQVLMPGRGRPGLGFMWLVLWLRVSMNNLLPVARIGGEVLAARVMIKHGISKATAVASVVVDTTVSVITVLMFSLTGILLLAWHDPGTDIMLQLLAGVAVAAPVVAALVAVQRAGFFGLFAKMVKWFGGDRLKEFAGTGARFDRAIRAMYRRRGRVFESGFWILLSWMSGAGNIWLALWFLGHPLSVLDCLIIEAMIQAASSLAFAVPAALGAQEGAFFFFGGLLGLSPEVALALALMRRCRDIIIYVPGLIAWQIKEGHWLLRKKTA